From the Acaryochloris thomasi RCC1774 genome, one window contains:
- a CDS encoding glycosyltransferase family 4 protein: MSHIVFLSERFPPDLGGVARSAGRIVSSLTTLGHSVEVVTWSRYLPPGDVAPPERVETAGGLLSIHRMGLYRHWDGTMPHTLNLLDWLNHDHPIDVVWGHYLFPAGFLAVWFGQLNHCPTIVSARGNDVDRAVFPPGDFARLQWTLAHATQLTAVSQDMAKKVQMVCERNDVITLPNTVDADLFCVAKPDSNKVLRQQLGIADHETVLGFSGELREKKGQRFLLQALTQVLETRPACLLVMGELRTAAQSLLQTFALDHPEAAERVIITGHLPTPEEVVQHLNLCDVYLQPSLWEGMPNALLEAMACERCCIASDAGGIPEVITHGETGFLLMRSQLHQLGHAIIECLALPHEQRQKIGQQARQHVQAKHGLNTEAMMLKTILTAGSRQTLDI, encoded by the coding sequence GTGAGTCATATTGTTTTTCTTTCTGAACGTTTCCCTCCCGATCTGGGGGGGGTTGCTCGGAGTGCGGGTCGCATTGTCTCATCTCTTACTACGCTGGGTCACTCGGTAGAAGTTGTGACCTGGAGTCGATATCTGCCGCCAGGAGACGTTGCTCCTCCAGAAAGAGTAGAGACAGCAGGTGGCCTGCTCTCGATTCATCGCATGGGCCTCTACCGTCATTGGGATGGCACTATGCCCCACACCCTCAATCTTCTCGATTGGCTTAATCATGATCATCCAATCGATGTTGTGTGGGGACACTACCTCTTCCCTGCAGGTTTTCTCGCGGTTTGGTTTGGTCAGCTCAATCACTGCCCCACGATTGTCAGCGCTCGGGGGAACGATGTGGATCGTGCCGTCTTTCCGCCCGGAGATTTTGCGCGGCTGCAGTGGACCCTTGCCCACGCTACTCAGCTCACTGCCGTGAGTCAAGATATGGCAAAGAAAGTGCAAATGGTTTGTGAGCGCAACGATGTAATAACTCTCCCCAATACTGTTGATGCAGATTTGTTCTGTGTTGCCAAGCCAGACTCTAACAAAGTGCTCCGGCAACAGCTTGGTATTGCAGATCATGAGACTGTGCTGGGCTTCTCAGGAGAGCTACGCGAGAAGAAGGGCCAGCGTTTTCTGCTTCAGGCTTTGACGCAGGTCCTGGAAACGCGACCTGCCTGCCTGTTAGTGATGGGAGAATTGCGAACGGCGGCGCAGTCTTTACTCCAGACCTTTGCCTTAGATCATCCAGAGGCGGCGGAGCGGGTGATTATAACGGGACACTTGCCGACGCCGGAAGAGGTGGTACAGCATCTCAATCTTTGCGATGTCTATCTACAGCCGTCGCTATGGGAAGGGATGCCCAATGCTTTGCTGGAGGCGATGGCCTGTGAGCGCTGCTGTATTGCCAGCGATGCAGGGGGAATTCCTGAGGTGATTACCCATGGAGAAACGGGCTTTTTGCTGATGAGATCGCAACTCCATCAACTCGGCCACGCCATCATCGAATGCCTTGCCCTACCCCACGAGCAGCGGCAAAAAATTGGACAGCAGGCCCGCCAACACGTCCAAGCAAAACATGGACTAAACACTGAAGCCATGATGCTGAAAACTATTCTAACTGCCGGCTCTAGGCAGACTCTAGATATCTAA
- a CDS encoding coproporphyrinogen III oxidase, translated as MERTKAKSPEAIKAYALVETLQKRFVQKLESVSRSMGQEQPFEPREWFRDQGEYGGGVRYLATDEQTFNRASINISQVNYDRNPAKKLGSASAISTIVHPRNPHAPSVHMHISWTEMKSGKGYWRIMADLNPSIPNQDFKDRFAACLKEAAPEQYEEASAQGDRYFYIPALERHRGVTHFYLEDYSTDDPAADSALARTFGESVIDCYASILQEAVQEQANPNDYEQQLAYHSLYLFQVLMLDRGTTSGLLVHDQNDVGILGSLPEKVSRSLLTSWKQSLQSPQDQLLVSILDALPTEEPSPVDEPTKKRLANSVRLHYRAHPEALSMQARGNVIPPTVQNHG; from the coding sequence ATGGAAAGAACGAAAGCAAAGTCTCCCGAGGCAATCAAAGCCTATGCTCTTGTTGAAACTCTGCAGAAGCGATTTGTCCAAAAATTAGAAAGCGTTAGTCGCTCTATGGGGCAAGAGCAGCCCTTCGAGCCACGCGAATGGTTTCGAGACCAGGGAGAATACGGCGGTGGGGTTCGATATCTAGCCACGGATGAACAAACTTTCAACCGTGCCTCAATTAATATTTCTCAGGTTAATTACGATCGCAACCCTGCTAAGAAGTTAGGCTCGGCTTCTGCGATCTCAACCATCGTCCATCCCAGAAACCCCCATGCACCATCGGTCCACATGCACATTAGCTGGACTGAAATGAAAAGCGGGAAGGGCTATTGGCGAATTATGGCCGATCTCAATCCCTCAATTCCTAATCAGGACTTCAAAGACCGTTTTGCCGCCTGCCTAAAAGAAGCAGCGCCCGAACAGTATGAAGAAGCGTCTGCCCAGGGCGATCGCTATTTTTATATCCCAGCTTTAGAGCGTCATCGCGGCGTGACGCATTTTTATCTTGAAGATTATTCCACGGATGATCCGGCTGCAGATTCTGCCTTGGCTCGGACCTTCGGTGAATCTGTGATTGATTGTTATGCCAGCATTCTCCAAGAAGCTGTTCAGGAGCAGGCCAACCCTAACGATTATGAGCAACAGCTCGCGTATCATAGTCTCTATCTATTTCAGGTCTTGATGCTGGATCGGGGAACCACATCAGGGCTGCTGGTTCACGATCAGAATGACGTGGGTATCTTGGGGTCTTTACCCGAAAAAGTGAGCCGGTCTCTTCTAACCTCGTGGAAACAATCGCTCCAGTCCCCACAGGATCAATTGTTAGTTAGCATCCTAGATGCTTTACCCACAGAAGAGCCTAGCCCGGTGGATGAGCCGACTAAGAAACGGTTGGCAAACTCCGTTCGCCTGCATTATCGAGCACACCCCGAGGCACTCAGTATGCAAGCGAGAGGGAATGTGATTCCACCGACCGTTCAAAATCACGGTTAG
- a CDS encoding helix-turn-helix transcriptional regulator — MKFAPLIEKLTTVANEAQLRSCFMDYAGELVGATAWGLDLLDRRAQVIESDLWGVPDTFHDRYQDIGRDADQISQQMIKHQVPVHNLSVYSQQDWHQSTLYQSIFRVYGVEHGLAAPLVGNGYLIGGVYFLRGKDWPAFYDGDLIQLSALCLHLSVRLAMFRLAVAPSLVNGLTPRELDISELVAQGCSNREIALKLNISRDAVKQVLKRMFRKLNVSARAEMVAKLKA, encoded by the coding sequence ATGAAATTTGCTCCTTTGATTGAAAAGCTTACAACTGTAGCGAATGAAGCGCAGTTGCGATCTTGCTTTATGGATTATGCCGGTGAGCTGGTCGGAGCAACGGCCTGGGGCTTGGATTTACTGGACCGGCGTGCTCAAGTGATTGAGTCAGATCTTTGGGGGGTGCCCGATACATTTCATGATCGCTATCAGGATATTGGACGCGATGCAGATCAAATCAGCCAACAGATGATTAAGCATCAAGTTCCAGTTCACAATCTATCGGTCTACTCTCAACAAGACTGGCACCAGAGCACACTCTACCAATCTATATTCCGCGTCTATGGTGTTGAACATGGGTTAGCTGCACCTCTAGTCGGCAACGGTTATTTGATTGGCGGTGTTTATTTTTTACGCGGGAAAGACTGGCCTGCCTTCTATGACGGAGATCTGATTCAATTGAGTGCTCTGTGTCTACATCTATCCGTGCGACTGGCGATGTTCCGCCTTGCTGTTGCTCCCTCTCTAGTCAACGGCTTGACGCCGCGAGAACTCGATATCTCTGAGTTAGTGGCTCAAGGCTGTAGCAATCGGGAAATTGCTTTGAAGCTAAACATCAGTCGCGACGCCGTCAAACAGGTGCTCAAGCGGATGTTTCGAAAGCTCAACGTTTCTGCCCGTGCAGAAATGGTTGCAAAATTGAAGGCTTAG
- a CDS encoding MAPEG family protein has protein sequence MSVPISALFVGLNGLIAFVLSCIVVAERTKTRIWHGEIEEDIKTQKNYLATPNRWAAFIERCTRQFVGTKLADDGLLQRKVRAYGNFTEYIPLGLLLIIILELMSTPSWPLWLMGGALTIGRIAHAWGLIKTYGPSPGRAIGFGLTWLVYIVGVSACIYCGMAELL, from the coding sequence ATGTCTGTTCCTATCTCAGCACTTTTTGTCGGCCTCAATGGTCTGATCGCATTTGTCCTTTCCTGCATCGTTGTGGCAGAGCGCACTAAAACTCGAATTTGGCATGGAGAAATTGAGGAAGATATTAAGACTCAGAAAAATTATCTCGCAACCCCAAATCGATGGGCAGCGTTTATCGAAAGATGTACTCGGCAATTTGTGGGCACCAAATTGGCTGACGATGGACTTCTGCAACGCAAAGTCCGTGCCTATGGCAACTTTACAGAATATATCCCTCTGGGGTTGCTATTGATCATCATTCTAGAGCTGATGTCTACCCCATCCTGGCCCCTCTGGCTCATGGGAGGTGCATTGACCATCGGACGCATTGCCCACGCATGGGGCTTAATCAAAACCTACGGTCCTTCCCCCGGTCGCGCAATTGGTTTTGGTCTCACTTGGCTTGTCTATATTGTTGGTGTTAGTGCCTGTATTTACTGTGGGATGGCTGAACTTCTCTAA
- the glcD gene encoding glycolate oxidase subunit GlcD, translated as MLTQEKTQNWKPLIKQFEKIAGKQGVIVTPEERSVYECDGLLSYRERPSLVVLPRTTEEVAAIVRICDQNDIPFVARGSGTGLSGGALPTEGCVLIVTTRMNQILEVDLENRRVVVQPGVINAWVTQAVSQAGFYYAPDPSSQIICSIGGNIAENSGGVHCLKYGVTTNHVLGMKMVLTDGSIVDLGSKVPEMPGYDLTGIFVGSEGTLGIATEITLQILKKAETVKVLLADFTNVEAAGATVADIIAAGVIPAGMEIMDNLSINAVEDVVKTDCYPRDAGAILLVELDGMAVEVEASSQRVADICRQNGARNVSAAGDAATRDKMWKGRKAAFAAAGNMSPNYFVQDGVIPRTQLADTLKQIEALSKKYGHRVANVFHAGDGNLHPLILYDESEPGALQQVEALGGEILKLCVQKGGSISGEHGIGADKRCYMPEMFSKADLETMQWVRHVFNPKELANPGKVFPTPRTCGEGAHTHNIPAELDGAMLF; from the coding sequence ATGTTGACGCAAGAAAAGACTCAAAACTGGAAGCCCCTTATCAAGCAGTTTGAAAAGATTGCTGGCAAGCAGGGCGTTATCGTGACACCAGAAGAACGCTCCGTTTACGAATGTGATGGTCTCCTTAGCTACCGAGAACGTCCCAGTTTAGTGGTTCTGCCTCGCACCACTGAAGAAGTTGCTGCGATCGTTCGAATCTGCGACCAGAATGATATCCCCTTCGTCGCTCGCGGATCGGGTACGGGCTTGTCGGGAGGAGCGCTGCCCACAGAGGGCTGTGTTCTAATTGTCACCACTCGCATGAATCAAATTCTAGAAGTGGATCTAGAGAATCGCCGGGTTGTCGTTCAGCCAGGGGTGATTAATGCCTGGGTAACGCAAGCGGTCAGCCAGGCAGGCTTTTACTACGCACCAGATCCATCTAGCCAAATCATTTGCTCTATTGGCGGCAACATCGCTGAGAATTCAGGTGGCGTCCACTGTCTTAAGTATGGCGTCACCACCAACCACGTTCTCGGAATGAAGATGGTGCTGACCGACGGCTCGATTGTTGATCTAGGCAGTAAAGTTCCAGAGATGCCAGGGTACGACCTTACAGGTATCTTTGTCGGCTCCGAAGGAACGCTGGGCATTGCCACTGAAATTACGCTGCAGATTCTCAAAAAAGCGGAGACCGTCAAGGTTTTACTGGCGGACTTTACCAACGTTGAAGCCGCAGGGGCCACCGTTGCCGATATTATTGCGGCAGGCGTGATTCCAGCGGGTATGGAGATTATGGATAATCTCAGCATCAACGCTGTTGAGGATGTGGTGAAGACGGACTGCTATCCCCGTGATGCCGGAGCGATTTTGCTGGTAGAGCTAGACGGCATGGCAGTGGAGGTAGAGGCCAGCAGCCAGCGCGTTGCAGATATCTGCCGCCAAAATGGAGCGCGGAACGTCTCGGCGGCAGGTGATGCGGCCACCCGCGACAAAATGTGGAAAGGCCGAAAGGCGGCTTTTGCGGCGGCGGGGAATATGAGCCCGAATTACTTTGTACAGGATGGGGTGATTCCGAGAACGCAGCTTGCGGATACGCTGAAGCAGATTGAGGCGCTGAGCAAAAAGTATGGACATCGGGTGGCGAATGTTTTCCATGCTGGGGACGGTAATCTACACCCGTTGATTCTTTACGATGAGTCAGAGCCAGGAGCGCTACAGCAGGTAGAGGCGCTGGGCGGCGAGATTCTAAAGCTCTGCGTTCAGAAGGGCGGCAGTATCTCTGGTGAGCATGGAATCGGGGCGGATAAGCGCTGCTATATGCCTGAAATGTTCTCGAAGGCGGATTTAGAGACAATGCAGTGGGTCCGGCATGTGTTTAATCCAAAGGAACTAGCTAATCCAGGCAAGGTCTTCCCGACGCCACGCACTTGCGGAGAAGGTGCCCACACCCACAACATTCCTGCAGAGTTAGATGGGGCAATGCTATTCTAG
- a CDS encoding CopG family ribbon-helix-helix protein, with protein sequence MTKEITVSTRVTEELATQIDQLSESLGRTRAWILHQALEAYVSNEYEFLQSVQQGFDDLAQGEIVDHAEVVTDYSRRRTAP encoded by the coding sequence ATGACCAAAGAAATCACCGTTTCTACCCGAGTCACCGAAGAACTTGCCACCCAAATCGACCAGCTCTCTGAATCGCTAGGCCGCACTCGCGCCTGGATTCTCCATCAGGCTCTAGAAGCTTACGTCAGTAACGAATACGAGTTTTTACAGTCCGTTCAGCAAGGGTTTGATGACCTTGCCCAAGGCGAAATCGTAGATCATGCTGAAGTCGTTACCGACTACTCTCGTAGACGAACTGCTCCATAG
- a CDS encoding type II toxin-antitoxin system RelE/ParE family toxin, with product MSIVWTKSARQDVNDIWDYLALRNPDAAELTESQILKAIEGLSEFPKRGRPGRAAGTRELVIKGSPYVAVYWVEETRVVILRVLHGAQDWPNL from the coding sequence GTGTCCATCGTTTGGACTAAAAGCGCCCGACAGGATGTAAACGATATTTGGGATTACCTAGCGCTTCGCAACCCAGATGCAGCCGAGCTAACCGAAAGCCAGATTCTCAAAGCCATCGAAGGGCTATCGGAGTTCCCTAAACGAGGTAGGCCCGGTCGTGCTGCCGGAACCCGAGAACTGGTGATTAAGGGATCGCCCTACGTGGCGGTTTACTGGGTGGAAGAAACTCGCGTCGTGATTCTACGAGTCCTACACGGTGCACAGGATTGGCCGAATCTATGA
- a CDS encoding pentapeptide repeat-containing protein produces MSPEELLEQYAAGKRDFAGIELEDARLNRVDLRGINLSEANLTGISLIGSNLEGATLKKTILGDSELANINLRGADLTQASLSCATLGNANLQNAILIGAKLFQASLIGACLIHANLHQAAMGQTNISGANLSYANLRDAFLKEVLFNADLSFADFSGAETWDNIEALFTPGILCNTILPDGTVRNDDC; encoded by the coding sequence ATGAGTCCCGAGGAATTGCTGGAGCAGTACGCTGCTGGAAAACGCGATTTTGCTGGCATTGAACTCGAAGATGCTCGTCTGAACAGGGTTGACTTGCGAGGGATCAATCTCAGCGAAGCTAATTTGACAGGGATATCTCTCATTGGATCTAATCTCGAAGGAGCTACCTTGAAGAAAACAATTTTGGGTGATTCCGAACTAGCCAATATCAACTTGCGTGGCGCGGACTTGACCCAGGCCAGCCTTTCCTGTGCCACGCTAGGCAACGCTAATTTACAAAACGCTATTTTGATCGGGGCTAAACTCTTCCAAGCTTCCTTGATTGGTGCGTGCCTCATTCATGCGAACTTGCATCAAGCCGCGATGGGACAGACCAATATCAGTGGCGCTAATCTCTCCTACGCGAATTTACGAGACGCTTTCCTCAAGGAAGTTCTCTTCAATGCTGACTTATCCTTCGCTGACTTCAGCGGAGCCGAGACTTGGGACAACATTGAGGCATTGTTCACTCCAGGAATCCTCTGCAACACTATTTTGCCCGATGGCACCGTCAGGAACGATGACTGTTGA